Proteins found in one Anaerolineales bacterium genomic segment:
- a CDS encoding acyl-CoA dehydrogenase — MAGSGLFPFTDEHESIRSAARNFAQKEIAPVAAEFDETGEFPSKTIMKMGEMGFMGIEVPEEYGGSGMDTLAYVLALEEICKVDAAHGTIMSVNNSLFCNGIMKFGTEAQKKKYVTAVASGKTIGAYSLTEPMSGSDAGTMRSRAVRDGDDYIINGRKSWVTSGPVAGYIVLFTMTDPEKKHRGITAFLIDATRPGFVRGKKEPKLGIRASATSEILFEEYRCSVEDRLGEEGDGFKIAMAVLDAGRIGIAAQSLGIAEAAYEASVAYAQEREAFGSKIGEFQGISFKIADMKTRIEASRLLVYNAALAKERSKITGERFTREAAMAKLFASETAMFVAHTAVQIHGGMGYSKELPVERYFRDAKITEIYEGTSEIQRLVISRLELGLR, encoded by the coding sequence ATGGCTGGCAGTGGCTTATTTCCGTTTACTGATGAGCATGAAAGTATTCGCAGCGCAGCGCGTAATTTTGCCCAAAAAGAGATTGCACCTGTGGCTGCCGAGTTTGACGAGACCGGCGAATTTCCTTCCAAGACGATCATGAAAATGGGTGAGATGGGCTTCATGGGGATCGAAGTGCCTGAAGAATATGGCGGCTCCGGGATGGATACCTTGGCATACGTTCTGGCATTGGAGGAAATTTGCAAGGTGGATGCTGCACACGGCACCATCATGTCGGTCAATAACAGCCTGTTCTGCAACGGTATCATGAAGTTTGGTACGGAAGCTCAGAAGAAAAAGTATGTTACTGCCGTAGCTTCCGGTAAAACGATTGGCGCATATTCCCTGACTGAGCCTATGTCGGGCTCGGATGCGGGGACCATGCGTAGCCGGGCTGTGCGGGATGGGGATGACTATATCATTAACGGGCGCAAGTCTTGGGTAACCAGTGGTCCGGTGGCTGGCTATATCGTGCTGTTTACCATGACTGACCCTGAGAAAAAGCATCGCGGGATCACTGCCTTCCTGATTGATGCCACCAGACCAGGCTTCGTGCGTGGCAAGAAAGAGCCCAAGCTGGGTATCCGTGCTTCTGCCACCAGTGAGATCCTCTTCGAAGAATACCGCTGCTCGGTGGAGGACCGATTGGGTGAAGAAGGGGATGGCTTCAAGATCGCCATGGCTGTCTTGGATGCGGGCCGGATCGGGATTGCTGCCCAGTCGTTAGGGATTGCCGAAGCAGCCTATGAAGCCAGCGTGGCATATGCTCAGGAGCGTGAAGCGTTCGGTTCCAAGATTGGTGAATTCCAGGGGATATCCTTCAAGATTGCAGATATGAAGACGCGCATTGAAGCCTCACGGCTGCTGGTGTATAACGCAGCCTTGGCGAAGGAACGGTCCAAAATTACCGGTGAGCGCTTCACCCGTGAAGCAGCCATGGCCAAGCTCTTCGCCTCAGAGACGGCTATGTTTGTGGCCCATACCGCAGTGCAGATTCATGGTGGCATGGGTTATAGCAAGGAGCTACCCGTTGAGCGTTACTTCAGGGATGCCAAGATCACTGAGATCTATGAGGGTACCAGCGAAATCCAGCGCCTGGTCATCTCACGTCTCGAGCTGGGACTTCGATAG
- a CDS encoding amino acid permease yields MLSRLKAFFIGSPLPTQQLADKRLNKIRALAAFSPDALSSIAYANQEIFLGLVLAGSAGLILAWPIGLAITALLAIVAISYYQTIQGYPSGGGSYVVARENLGTMPGLVTAAALLIDYLLTAAVSLTAGVEAIASAFPALHEHRVLISLGLLLIITFANLRGLRETGTLMAIPVYLFLFTYLPMLAYGMYQLITHGSISLASTAPPAAHPVTLFLIMHTFATGCTALTGIEAISNGVPAFKPPESKNAGQTLIVMAILMGILFVGSIGLTQYLGIIAAQQETILSALARHLLGNGFPYLLIQFSTMLILAVAANTSFAGFPRLAAILAKDGFLPRQFTGLGDRLVFANGIIALAIATALLIILFGGTSHLLIPLFAVGVFLAFTLSQAGMVKHWWRDRKNNRRWLAKAAMNGLGALATLTTLLIVAVSKFREGAWITLLLLPLIVFAFLQVRTHYQKVRQQLSLRGLPPDLKPLPPMRLVVPVSGVHRGMVPAMDFAQSISKNITAIYVELEPGAGEELRKEWVCWWPDIPLVVLASPYRSIIQPLLDYLDEDDRQHNDGTLAAVVLPEFIPARWWQALLHNQTTLLIRAALLYRRRTLGFQRIIIDVPYHLKK; encoded by the coding sequence ATGCTATCGCGACTTAAAGCTTTTTTTATTGGCTCACCCCTCCCCACTCAACAGCTGGCTGACAAACGCCTGAATAAAATCCGTGCCCTGGCCGCATTTTCACCAGATGCATTGTCCTCTATTGCCTACGCCAACCAGGAAATTTTCCTCGGTTTAGTACTGGCCGGAAGCGCAGGCTTGATCCTCGCCTGGCCTATCGGGCTGGCCATCACCGCTCTTTTGGCAATCGTTGCCATTTCGTATTACCAGACTATTCAAGGTTATCCTTCCGGTGGGGGATCCTATGTAGTTGCCCGAGAGAACCTGGGGACAATGCCAGGATTGGTGACAGCTGCAGCCCTGCTCATTGATTACCTGCTTACTGCAGCAGTGAGCCTGACCGCCGGGGTTGAAGCGATTGCATCAGCTTTTCCTGCCCTGCATGAGCACCGGGTACTGATATCCTTGGGATTGCTGCTGATCATCACCTTCGCCAACTTGCGTGGTCTGCGAGAGACAGGGACATTGATGGCTATCCCGGTATATCTATTCCTGTTCACTTACCTGCCTATGCTAGCGTACGGGATGTATCAGCTAATTACTCATGGAAGCATATCTTTAGCCTCTACAGCGCCACCTGCCGCACATCCCGTGACACTTTTCTTGATCATGCATACCTTCGCAACCGGCTGCACCGCCCTGACGGGTATTGAAGCCATCAGCAATGGTGTACCCGCTTTCAAGCCACCGGAATCAAAAAACGCCGGCCAGACCTTGATTGTCATGGCCATCCTGATGGGTATCCTATTCGTAGGCAGCATTGGACTCACCCAATACCTGGGGATCATCGCTGCCCAACAGGAGACAATCCTCTCGGCCCTGGCACGCCACCTGCTCGGTAATGGATTTCCTTATCTGCTGATACAGTTTTCAACCATGCTCATCCTGGCTGTGGCCGCGAATACCAGTTTTGCCGGCTTTCCGCGCCTGGCAGCCATCCTTGCCAAGGATGGATTCCTACCCCGCCAGTTCACCGGCCTGGGTGACCGGCTGGTCTTTGCAAATGGAATTATCGCCCTGGCGATTGCCACAGCATTGCTGATCATCTTGTTTGGTGGGACCAGCCACCTGCTGATTCCTCTCTTCGCAGTGGGGGTATTCCTGGCTTTCACCTTATCGCAAGCCGGGATGGTCAAGCACTGGTGGCGTGATCGGAAAAACAACCGGCGCTGGCTGGCTAAAGCTGCCATGAATGGCCTGGGAGCACTCGCAACTCTGACCACCTTGCTGATCGTGGCAGTAAGCAAATTTCGCGAAGGGGCCTGGATCACCCTCCTGCTCCTGCCTCTAATTGTGTTTGCTTTCTTACAGGTTAGAACACATTACCAGAAGGTGCGTCAGCAGCTCAGTTTGCGTGGCTTACCGCCCGATCTTAAGCCTCTGCCTCCCATGCGATTAGTTGTGCCGGTTTCGGGCGTCCACCGAGGCATGGTGCCGGCAATGGATTTTGCACAGTCAATCTCAAAAAACATTACCGCGATTTATGTGGAGCTTGAACCTGGTGCAGGTGAAGAACTGCGCAAAGAATGGGTCTGCTGGTGGCCCGACATCCCTCTGGTGGTTTTAGCATCCCCGTACCGTTCGATCATCCAACCCTTACTGGATTACCTGGATGAAGACGATCGGCAGCACAACGATGGAACTTTGGCTGCGGTTGTTTTGCCAGAATTTATCCCCGCCCGCTGGTGGCAAGCCTTACTGCACAACCAGACCACCCTACTCATCCGGGCAGCCCTGCTCTACCGTCGTCGTACGCTGGGATTCCAACGCATCATCATCGATGTCCCCTATCACCTAAAGAAATAG
- a CDS encoding peptide ABC transporter substrate-binding protein has product MKILIATDMEGITGVTNWDQVDPNHAEYPRFRRLMTGDVNAAIRGVCAAGIKDILVTDGHDRGTNLLIEELDPCAQLVCGDYSPLAMVQGVDQGVDGVIFIGYHARAGSQNGILDHTWSSRRVANLWLNEVLVGEYGLNGAVAGYFNAPVLMLTGDQTVCAQASELLGTIETVVVKTAVSRMAAVCLPPQVTEELIQKTAMQAVKRLEAGEAPKPYTVSKPVKVTIDFNTSDQADQAAIFPGATRLDGRRLTFIAKDMLAAYLGFQAAVALVGL; this is encoded by the coding sequence ATGAAAATCCTGATCGCAACTGATATGGAAGGTATCACCGGTGTGACCAATTGGGACCAGGTGGATCCCAACCATGCTGAATACCCACGCTTCCGGCGCTTGATGACCGGTGATGTCAATGCCGCAATACGAGGTGTGTGCGCAGCGGGTATCAAAGACATCCTGGTGACGGATGGTCATGATCGCGGCACCAATCTCCTGATCGAGGAGCTGGATCCCTGTGCCCAGCTGGTGTGTGGTGATTACTCGCCCCTGGCTATGGTCCAGGGAGTGGACCAGGGTGTGGATGGAGTCATCTTTATTGGTTATCACGCCAGGGCTGGCTCTCAGAATGGCATCCTCGATCACACCTGGTCAAGCCGCCGGGTAGCCAACCTGTGGCTGAATGAAGTGCTGGTGGGCGAATATGGGCTGAACGGGGCAGTAGCTGGTTACTTTAATGCTCCTGTGCTCATGCTCACTGGAGACCAGACGGTGTGTGCCCAGGCATCAGAGCTGTTAGGAACGATTGAGACGGTGGTGGTGAAAACCGCCGTAAGCCGTATGGCTGCGGTATGCCTGCCTCCCCAGGTCACCGAAGAATTAATCCAAAAGACTGCCATGCAGGCGGTAAAGCGCTTAGAAGCAGGCGAAGCCCCGAAGCCGTACACCGTTTCAAAGCCTGTGAAGGTTACGATCGATTTCAACACCTCCGACCAGGCGGACCAGGCAGCCATCTTCCCGGGAGCGACTCGCCTGGATGGCCGGCGCCTAACTTTCATCGCTAAGGACATGCTGGCAGCGTATTTGGGATTTCAGGCTGCGGTGGCCCTGGTTGGTCTGTAG
- a CDS encoding long-chain fatty acid--CoA ligase, which produces MARQIDQDEEHAMNYTDRPWLKSYMLGPYKLDYSLDPYPQKPLFEILDRSASEFPNQTAILFKGQEIKYHQLKRRVDSLANGLIKLGLEKGDRVCIFLPNCPEYIISFWGILRAGGVVVPTSILRTDEGLHHEVSRSHSRFIICQQANLDRALALISGSDLQGILLTSQASFLGDQVEGPLPGRVYDFGSMLTEPDPIPPHVVIDPMHDLCQLAFTGGATGTPKGVMLTHYNGYASIVQTLPWFMKPLLGGVRGKTSVLLSIPMFHVYGNFIQTTSVYLGMRLLVLPDARDTDALLASIIDHRPFLVPGVPTQFMRLADAGLKRSNSMLFSGSAPLPQEVAAEIKRKTGMSVSEGYGLTETTSVAHINLTSFSRIMGFMAKEKPGIGVPLPDTECRLADPETGLDVPVGKPGEVVIRGPQVMLGYWPEPGSGLTADGWLHTGDIGVMDEAGYFQIVDRMKDMVNVSGFKVYTTEVDEVLFKHPAVATAAAFGIPDPDIPGSERVIAVVALKDGYKGSVTESEIRDFCRQHLSPYAVPKVVEFRDQLPLTVTEKVFKNALRAQAIARMKSQKEG; this is translated from the coding sequence ATGGCAAGGCAGATTGACCAGGATGAGGAGCATGCCATGAATTACACGGATCGCCCCTGGCTGAAGAGTTATATGCTCGGCCCATATAAGCTCGATTACAGTCTTGATCCATATCCGCAGAAACCCCTCTTTGAAATCCTGGATCGTTCCGCCAGTGAGTTTCCCAACCAGACCGCCATCCTGTTCAAAGGTCAGGAGATCAAATATCACCAGCTGAAGCGCCGGGTGGACAGCCTGGCCAATGGGCTGATTAAACTGGGCCTGGAGAAAGGCGACCGGGTGTGTATCTTTCTCCCTAACTGCCCCGAATACATAATTTCCTTTTGGGGCATCCTCAGGGCTGGCGGGGTGGTGGTACCAACCAGCATCTTGCGTACGGATGAAGGGCTTCACCACGAGGTGAGTCGCTCGCACAGCCGCTTCATCATTTGCCAGCAGGCTAATCTCGACCGTGCCCTGGCTTTGATCAGTGGCTCGGATCTGCAAGGGATTCTCCTAACCTCCCAGGCGTCTTTCCTTGGCGACCAGGTTGAGGGTCCTCTGCCGGGCCGGGTCTACGATTTTGGCTCGATGCTTACTGAACCTGACCCCATTCCGCCTCATGTGGTGATCGACCCCATGCACGATTTATGTCAGCTGGCATTCACCGGTGGGGCAACCGGTACCCCCAAAGGGGTGATGCTCACCCATTACAATGGTTACGCCAGTATCGTGCAGACCCTGCCATGGTTCATGAAACCGCTGTTGGGAGGTGTTCGCGGGAAAACCTCCGTCCTGCTCTCGATCCCCATGTTTCATGTATATGGCAATTTCATCCAGACTACTTCCGTTTACCTGGGAATGCGCCTGCTGGTCTTGCCAGACGCACGAGATACAGATGCACTGCTCGCCTCGATCATCGACCACCGGCCGTTCTTGGTGCCTGGCGTGCCGACTCAGTTCATGCGCCTGGCAGACGCAGGGTTGAAGCGTTCCAATAGCATGTTGTTCAGTGGGTCTGCCCCACTGCCACAAGAAGTGGCTGCGGAGATCAAGCGGAAGACCGGTATGTCTGTCTCGGAGGGGTATGGATTGACCGAGACCACTTCAGTTGCCCATATCAATCTCACCAGCTTTTCGCGTATCATGGGGTTCATGGCAAAAGAGAAACCGGGGATCGGTGTCCCATTGCCCGATACTGAATGCCGCCTGGCTGATCCTGAAACAGGCCTGGATGTTCCTGTGGGTAAACCGGGCGAGGTGGTCATCCGTGGCCCGCAGGTCATGCTCGGGTACTGGCCCGAACCGGGAAGCGGCCTCACTGCAGACGGCTGGCTGCACACTGGCGATATCGGTGTGATGGACGAAGCGGGATATTTCCAGATCGTCGATCGCATGAAGGATATGGTCAATGTGTCGGGCTTCAAGGTCTATACCACCGAAGTGGATGAGGTGCTATTTAAGCACCCCGCCGTTGCCACCGCGGCTGCCTTCGGTATCCCCGACCCGGATATTCCCGGCAGTGAGCGGGTGATAGCCGTGGTTGCCTTGAAGGACGGGTATAAAGGTTCGGTGACAGAATCCGAGATCCGCGATTTTTGCCGCCAGCACCTATCTCCCTATGCCGTACCGAAAGTGGTTGAGTTTCGCGACCAGCTGCCACTGACGGTAACGGAAAAAGTGTTTAAGAATGCCCTGCGCGCGCAGGCGATCGCCAGGATGAAAAGCCAGAAGGAGGGTTGA
- a CDS encoding aldehyde ferredoxin oxidoreductase produces the protein MSNAFMGQILRVNLTAGTVQPEPLNLPWARQTLGGAGLATRYLLELTSPGIDPLGPQNVLIFMTGALTGTPSASASRYSVVAKSPQTGYWGQSNSGGFFGPAMKWSGFDGVIFDGVSPEPVYLLLMNGKAELRKADHLWGLTVPECDNRLQSEIGKPVNVACIGPAGENLVRYASIMNNKHRAAGRTGMGAVMGSKRLKAIACAGTQKIALDDAQTFMKVTQRQREYMDESVIKIVIETYGTNMVADLVNMRGGYPTQNWQQGTFEQIDNVNGQAMTDQILVEGVRCFACPVACGRGTEIREGKWKGKHGEGPEYETVDTLGAMCGIDDLNAIAMANYRCNEYGLDTISAGATISFAMECFQRGFINTDQTGGLNLQFGDADLVVDLVERIARREGFGDLLAEGSLRMAQRLGHDSEHFAIQVKGLELPAYDPRATKITGLAYVTANRGGDHMNGYVQGPTFIDMPFLIVDDSTIPDPYAADPHDARVLIDLENALNVLDALGGCKFMGVVVSANELVDLVRSATGWDFDLAEFRKCGDRLQNLARVYSVREGLRREHDLLPQRLMSDPLPDGPARGMVFDLPALEKMKDAYYELRGWDVATGIPTPTRLHELELDDLISLVCV, from the coding sequence ATGAGTAACGCGTTTATGGGCCAAATTCTGCGGGTAAATCTCACTGCAGGGACAGTTCAGCCAGAGCCACTCAACCTCCCATGGGCTAGGCAGACCCTGGGTGGAGCTGGTCTGGCAACTCGCTACCTGCTGGAGCTCACCTCACCGGGGATCGATCCCCTTGGACCGCAAAACGTCTTGATCTTCATGACCGGGGCGCTGACCGGCACACCTTCGGCCAGTGCCAGTCGCTATTCAGTGGTTGCAAAATCGCCCCAAACTGGCTATTGGGGTCAGTCCAATTCCGGTGGTTTCTTCGGTCCAGCCATGAAATGGAGTGGTTTCGATGGGGTGATTTTCGATGGTGTTTCACCTGAGCCCGTGTACCTCTTGTTGATGAACGGCAAGGCTGAGCTGCGCAAAGCCGATCACCTGTGGGGGCTGACGGTTCCTGAATGCGATAACAGGCTTCAGTCTGAGATCGGCAAGCCGGTCAATGTGGCTTGCATAGGGCCAGCTGGCGAGAATCTGGTGCGTTATGCATCCATCATGAATAATAAACACCGCGCGGCTGGTCGCACCGGGATGGGAGCAGTGATGGGCTCCAAACGGTTAAAAGCGATTGCTTGTGCAGGCACCCAGAAAATCGCCCTCGATGACGCCCAGACATTCATGAAAGTCACTCAGCGCCAACGCGAGTATATGGATGAATCGGTGATCAAGATCGTCATTGAGACGTATGGGACTAATATGGTTGCTGACCTGGTCAACATGCGCGGAGGTTATCCAACCCAGAACTGGCAGCAGGGGACGTTTGAGCAGATCGATAATGTTAACGGTCAGGCGATGACAGACCAGATATTAGTAGAAGGGGTGCGCTGCTTTGCGTGCCCGGTGGCATGCGGCCGGGGAACGGAGATCCGCGAGGGAAAATGGAAAGGCAAACACGGCGAAGGGCCAGAATATGAAACGGTTGATACGCTGGGAGCCATGTGTGGCATCGACGATTTAAACGCCATCGCCATGGCAAATTACCGCTGCAATGAATATGGTCTGGACACGATCAGCGCAGGTGCGACAATCTCCTTTGCCATGGAGTGTTTCCAGCGTGGGTTCATCAATACGGATCAGACCGGGGGCCTGAATTTACAATTCGGCGACGCTGACCTCGTGGTTGATCTGGTAGAACGCATTGCCCGCCGGGAGGGTTTTGGAGATCTCCTGGCCGAAGGGTCACTGCGTATGGCGCAGCGCCTGGGTCACGATAGCGAGCATTTTGCCATTCAAGTGAAAGGGCTGGAGTTGCCTGCTTATGATCCACGTGCCACCAAGATCACCGGCCTGGCGTACGTAACTGCCAATCGTGGCGGTGATCATATGAATGGGTATGTCCAGGGTCCAACCTTTATCGATATGCCTTTCTTGATCGTGGACGATAGCACTATCCCTGATCCATACGCGGCTGATCCACATGATGCCCGGGTATTGATTGATTTGGAGAATGCCTTGAATGTCCTGGATGCATTAGGCGGATGTAAGTTCATGGGTGTCGTGGTTTCCGCGAATGAGCTCGTGGATCTGGTCAGGTCAGCCACCGGGTGGGATTTCGACCTGGCTGAATTCCGCAAGTGTGGCGACCGGTTGCAGAATTTAGCGCGAGTGTATTCCGTACGCGAAGGCTTACGCCGTGAACATGATCTCCTCCCCCAGCGCCTGATGTCGGATCCACTGCCAGACGGCCCTGCCAGGGGCATGGTTTTTGATCTTCCGGCGTTGGAGAAAATGAAGGATGCTTATTATGAGCTGCGCGGCTGGGATGTCGCCACCGGTATTCCAACCCCTACCAGGCTTCATGAATTGGAACTCGATGACTTAATTTCTTTAGTATGTGTCTGA
- a CDS encoding beta-galactosidase produces MDETMDWQLASGTLLTRWAKDVRPENAWQEYPRPQMSRHEWQNLNGIWDYWITERKDTSKWKQRGKILVPFPIESALSGVMRPLEADELLWYQRAFVIPKEWDGKRILLHCEAVDWETTVAVNDRQVGTHTGGYLPFSFDITQYIVGGGAPNQLELSVWDPTDTYWQQRGKQVRNPKGIWYSAISGIWQTIWLEAVPETFIAGLKITPDIDAHIVRVKADLVGPQSQSIAINVDVYDQNACIADGQAEEGVAEVTIQLPDPKLWSPDSPHLYDLVVTAGEDWVGSYFAMRKFNLEDGRLCLNGSPYFQLGPLDQGYWPDGLYTPPSDEAMRGDLEILKGLGFNMLRKHVKVEPRRYYYYCDQLGLIVWQDMTNGGRAVGEATSILTMMFGSRRRDHNYRYAGRQDVASRQDFKRELHELVDHLHNYPCIGVWVPFNEGWGQFDANQIANWLKEYDPTRLVDHASGWFDQKGGDCKSIHMYKLNLPVTKPEACRAVVLSEFGGYSLKVAGHQWNPQAEFGYKKFDTSQELTDAYVDLLQTQLKPWMDAGLSAAIYTQTTDVESEVNGFVTYDRQVEKMDFSRIRQVHQELLRA; encoded by the coding sequence ATGGATGAAACCATGGATTGGCAGCTGGCTTCTGGCACGCTTCTAACCCGCTGGGCGAAGGATGTCAGACCTGAGAATGCCTGGCAGGAATACCCCCGTCCACAGATGAGCAGGCACGAATGGCAGAACCTAAATGGCATTTGGGATTATTGGATCACCGAGCGGAAGGACACATCCAAGTGGAAGCAGCGCGGTAAAATCCTTGTCCCTTTCCCGATCGAGTCTGCCCTTTCGGGCGTCATGCGCCCACTCGAGGCAGATGAGTTGTTATGGTATCAGAGGGCATTCGTCATCCCCAAAGAATGGGATGGTAAGCGTATCCTGCTACATTGCGAAGCTGTGGATTGGGAAACGACCGTCGCCGTTAATGACCGCCAGGTGGGCACGCACACAGGTGGATATTTACCTTTCTCATTCGACATTACCCAATATATCGTCGGGGGAGGGGCTCCAAACCAACTGGAGCTCTCTGTCTGGGACCCAACCGACACGTACTGGCAGCAGCGTGGCAAACAAGTCCGCAACCCAAAAGGCATCTGGTACTCAGCAATCTCCGGCATCTGGCAGACAATCTGGCTGGAAGCAGTGCCTGAGACTTTCATTGCCGGGCTGAAGATCACGCCTGACATCGACGCACACATTGTGCGGGTGAAGGCTGACCTGGTCGGTCCGCAGTCGCAGTCCATCGCCATTAATGTCGATGTATACGACCAAAATGCCTGCATTGCTGATGGTCAGGCAGAAGAAGGTGTGGCGGAGGTAACCATCCAACTACCTGATCCAAAACTTTGGAGCCCAGATTCTCCCCATCTTTATGACCTGGTGGTGACCGCGGGTGAAGATTGGGTGGGCAGCTACTTCGCCATGCGCAAGTTCAATCTGGAAGACGGTCGCTTGTGCCTGAATGGTTCACCATATTTCCAACTCGGACCACTCGACCAGGGTTACTGGCCGGATGGCCTGTACACCCCGCCTTCAGATGAGGCCATGCGCGGTGACCTCGAGATCTTGAAGGGGCTGGGCTTCAACATGCTGCGTAAACACGTTAAGGTGGAACCCAGGCGATATTACTATTACTGTGACCAGCTGGGGCTGATCGTCTGGCAGGATATGACAAATGGAGGCCGGGCAGTAGGCGAGGCGACCTCCATCCTAACGATGATGTTTGGCTCGCGACGGCGGGACCACAACTACCGATATGCCGGTCGGCAGGACGTCGCTTCTCGCCAGGATTTCAAGCGGGAGCTGCATGAGCTGGTAGACCATCTCCACAACTATCCGTGCATTGGAGTGTGGGTGCCTTTTAACGAAGGCTGGGGCCAATTTGATGCCAACCAAATTGCGAACTGGCTTAAGGAATATGACCCCACCCGCCTGGTAGATCATGCCAGTGGATGGTTTGACCAGAAGGGCGGGGATTGCAAGAGCATCCACATGTATAAGCTAAACCTACCCGTGACTAAGCCTGAAGCTTGCCGGGCGGTAGTGCTGTCGGAATTTGGCGGTTACAGCTTGAAGGTCGCAGGTCACCAGTGGAACCCGCAGGCGGAATTTGGATATAAGAAATTTGACACTTCTCAGGAACTAACTGACGCCTATGTGGATTTGTTGCAAACCCAGCTAAAACCCTGGATGGATGCAGGGCTATCGGCAGCCATCTATACCCAGACTACCGATGTGGAAAGCGAGGTCAACGGTTTTGTGACCTATGACCGTCAGGTGGAGAAGATGGACTTTTCGAGGATCAGGCAGGTGCACCAGGAGCTTCTCCGAGCATAG
- a CDS encoding DNA-formamidopyrimidine glycosylase, whose product MPELPEVETIARILRLGMQEQPALPGRHILGVELLWARSLAEPIPAEFTVRLPGQVIEDIGRRGKFLVFRLSRDWLLFHLRMSGDLLVRPACTNPANHDRLVLQLEGGYELAFNDARKFGRVWLVNEVDRVLGGLGPEPLDESLTAHAIFERLHTSHRQLKPLLLDQTFIAGLGNIYVDEALNLARLHPLMSSHAITEKQTIRLLASIRAVLRDGIARNGASIDWVYRGGDFQNYFRVYQRTGLPCPECGTPIARTIVGQRGTHFCPSCQPAPCPNGG is encoded by the coding sequence ATGCCCGAATTACCCGAAGTTGAAACCATAGCCCGTATCTTGCGCTTGGGAATGCAAGAACAGCCTGCCCTGCCTGGCAGGCACATCCTGGGCGTTGAACTTTTGTGGGCGCGCAGCCTGGCTGAACCCATTCCAGCCGAATTCACTGTCCGTCTCCCCGGTCAGGTGATCGAAGACATCGGCCGGCGTGGGAAATTCCTGGTCTTCCGGCTCAGCCGCGATTGGCTGTTATTTCACCTGCGTATGAGCGGTGACTTGTTGGTCAGACCTGCATGCACAAATCCTGCTAACCATGACCGCCTGGTGCTCCAATTGGAAGGCGGTTACGAGCTGGCGTTCAATGATGCCCGCAAGTTTGGCCGTGTTTGGCTGGTCAATGAGGTTGATCGTGTACTCGGAGGCCTGGGGCCAGAGCCGCTTGATGAAAGCTTGACCGCTCACGCCATATTTGAGCGTCTGCACACCTCTCACCGCCAGCTCAAGCCGCTGCTGCTCGATCAGACATTTATCGCCGGGTTGGGAAATATTTATGTTGACGAAGCCCTCAACCTTGCCAGACTGCACCCGTTGATGTCATCCCATGCCATCACTGAAAAGCAGACAATCCGTCTCCTGGCAAGTATCCGCGCTGTTCTGCGCGATGGGATTGCACGTAACGGGGCCAGTATTGATTGGGTATACCGAGGTGGGGATTTCCAGAATTACTTCCGCGTGTACCAGCGTACAGGGTTACCCTGCCCTGAATGTGGCACGCCAATTGCACGCACTATTGTGGGGCAGCGCGGCACCCATTTTTGCCCTTCCTGTCAGCCCGCTCCCTGCCCGAACGGAGGTTGA
- a CDS encoding N-acetyltransferase has translation MIFAERIRFRGVEQADLVSFARWINDPEVRRGVGFYLPFSTADEQDWFDKMRSKPLNEHNLAIEARELDAHGQEYWQLIGTWSFFNFDQRNASAEFGIMIGEKAYWNRGYGTEAVRLLVKLGFDTLNLNRIFLRVFETNQRAMRAYEKAGFTHEGCQRQAEFKEGRYLDVLVMSILRTEYLAGS, from the coding sequence ATGATATTCGCAGAGCGAATTCGTTTCAGAGGCGTTGAGCAGGCCGACCTGGTGAGTTTTGCCAGATGGATCAACGATCCTGAAGTAAGGCGGGGGGTTGGCTTTTACTTGCCCTTCTCAACCGCCGATGAGCAAGATTGGTTCGATAAGATGCGCTCGAAACCACTCAATGAGCACAATCTGGCTATCGAGGCTAGGGAATTGGATGCTCATGGCCAGGAATACTGGCAGCTGATCGGTACGTGGAGCTTTTTTAATTTCGACCAGCGGAACGCCAGCGCTGAATTCGGTATCATGATCGGAGAGAAGGCGTATTGGAATCGTGGTTACGGTACCGAAGCTGTCAGGCTGCTGGTAAAACTTGGTTTCGACACCCTGAATCTCAACCGGATATTCTTGCGGGTGTTCGAAACGAATCAGCGAGCCATGCGCGCCTATGAAAAAGCTGGATTTACCCACGAAGGCTGCCAGCGCCAGGCTGAATTCAAGGAGGGTAGGTATCTCGATGTGCTGGTGATGAGCATCCTGCGTACCGAATATCTGGCCGGCTCGTAA